From one Pristis pectinata isolate sPriPec2 chromosome 14, sPriPec2.1.pri, whole genome shotgun sequence genomic stretch:
- the tesmin gene encoding spexin prohormone 2: MVPVEYITQLQQAPGGPITENGNLSSEPSVHIPSTISLTRLPIMTTDSRSKKPCNCTKSQCLKLYCDCFANGEFCSNCNCTNCFNNFEHEAERFKAIKACLDRNPEAFRPKIGKGMLGEIKLRHNKGCNCKRSGCLKNYCECYEAKIMCSSICKCIGCRNYEESPERRTLMSIPDHSDISIYQPRTKLFPEIFNYRKQVKMNTERRPFTFVTWDVIDATCGCLLAQAEEAEKAYHSLSVAEHMILEEFGRCLAQILHLAWKSKERQCL, from the exons ATGGTACCTGTAGAATATATAACTCAG CTACAGCAAGCACCTGGTGGTCCAATCACAGAAAATGGCAATCTTAGCTCAGAGCCAAGTGTCCATATCCCTTCCACTATATCCCTAACAAG ATTGCCAATAATGACAACAGACTCAAGGTCTAAAAAGCCATGCAATTGCACCAAGTCCCAGTGCCTCAAGCT GTACTGTGATTGCTTTGCCAATGGAGAATTTTGCAGTAATTGCAACTGCACTAATTGCTTTAACAACTTTGAGCATGAAGCAGAAAGGTTCAAAGCTATTAAG gcttgtttagatcgGAACCCAGAAGCCTTCAGGCCaaaaataggaaaagggatgcTAGGAGAAATCAAGTTGCGGCACAACAAGGGCTGTAACTGTAAACGCTCAGGATGTCTGAAAAATTATTGTGAATGTTATGAG GCAAAAATAATGTGCTCCTCTATTTGCAAGTGTATTGGATGCAGAAATTATGAAGAGAGTCCTGAGAGGAGAACGCTGATGAGTATTCCTGATCACAGTGACATAAGCATTTATCAGCCTAGAACAAAACTGTTCCCTGAAATATTCAACTACAGAAAGCAAGTGAAAATGAATACAGAAAG GCGCCCTTTTACTTTTGTCACTTGGGATGTTATTGATGCAACCTGTGGCTGCCTCTTAGCCCAGGCAGAAGAGGCAGAGAAAGCTTATCATTCCCTCTCAGTCGCAGAACATATGATCCTGGAAGAATTTGGCCGTTGCTTGGCACAAATTCTACATTTAGCATGGAAATCAAAAGAAAGGCAATGCTTGTGA